GGATCGCTCACCGACATCCGCTTCAACCGCATCGGAACGATGTTCAACTAGATCGGCTGCATAGAAACGAATGAAAAAGCCGCCTGTATGGGCGGCTTTTTTTGTGGATTAGCTCGGAAGGCCTCAGCTCAATCTACTGATCAAATATCTCCTTTGCAGCAAACAGGCCGTTCAGGGCAGCCGGAAAGCCTGCATAGACAGCCATTTGCATGATCGTTTCAATGATCTGTTCTTTGCTCAAGCCCACATTCAGGCCTGCTGATATATGAACTTTGAGCTGCGGGGTTGCGTTGCCCATGGCGGTCAGGGCCGCTATGGTTGCAATCTCGCGGGACTGGATGTCCAATCCCGGACGGGAATAGATATCTCCAAATGGAAATTCGATGAGGAGATCCGCGAAGTCGGGAGCGATGTCTTTCAGGCTCTCAATGACATGTGTCCCTGCCTGCCCGTCAATCTCATTAAGCTTTTCGAGTCCCCTTTCGTACCGTGTCATGTTCTGCCTCCAATGCTTCGTAGGTTTTGATCTTCTGGTCGAGAGCGACCAGATGGCGTTGGAGCTTTTTGATGTTTTGCTCCAAGTCCTGCCTGTGAGAAAGAAGCATGGTTTTGCGTTCGGTAATAGTTGCAGCCCCGGCATAGCGTAGCTCCGAGTATCGCAGGATCTGCTTGAGCGGCATGCCGGTCGCCTTGAGTCGTTTGATGAATTCCAGCCAGAGTCGGTCTTGTTTGGTGTAAGTCCGTCTGCTGCCGATTCTTTCTACATTACGGATCAGGCCGATTTTCTCATAATACCGCAACGTGTGCGGGGATAATCCAAGCTGTTTTGCCAGTTCGCTGATAGTCATGCTTTTTCTCCATTGAAAGTGAGTGTACGACTTCGAGCTAACTCTAAGTCAAGCGATATGTCAGCGCAAGATGTGCACGGTATAAAGTATCGAAAAGTCATTTTTTTCAAAGTGTGTTGCATGGGGCATGATGCTTTCTAGGGGGATTTCTCTAGGAGCTATCGGTAGACACTCAGCCGCTTTCAAGGTAATAATCACGAAGTCTCAAAATTATCTAGACTTCAATTATTACGTGGCGGATTCATGGAAAAACAGACCTTGTTTGCGGGGATTCCCGATATGCTGGATGAGCAGAAGTATGCTCATGGCGGGAATGTACGCCGTATGGCCGAAACTGCCGGGTGCGCACCCGAAGACATCCTTGATTTCTCTGCCAATGTGAATCCGCTCGGGCCGCCTCCGTGGTTGGGGCAGGTGGTCGGGCAGGCCTTGCAAGATGTGGATTCCTACCCGGACCCGGAGTGTCATGATCTCGTTATGGCTGCGTCCGAGAAATACAAGATCTGGCCCACGCAGGTGCTTGCCGGGAATGGCGCGTCCGAATTGCTATTCGCTCTCGCGGGTATGGGGCAGCACCGGCAGGCCATTATCCCGTCGCCCACCTATGTTGATTATGCGCGGGCATGCAAGGCGCACCGACTGCCCATTGTCGAAGCGGGCATGACCGAAGACTTTCAGGTGGACTTCCCGGCCATGGGGTCACTGCTCACCACGCCTTCCGTGGTGTTTCTGTGTAGTCCGAACAACCCTACGGGCACGATGTTTTCGCCGGACGATCTGCGCGAGGTTGCGGCCATGTTTCCGCAATCGCGTTTTGTGGTGGATGCTTCCTTTAGTGACTTCCTGCCTGAGAATACGGATCGGCTCATCCGTAATAGACCGGCCAATGTCGTCACTGTCCTGTCCCTGACTAAATTTTACGCCATTCCCGGTATTCGGCTTGGACTGGCCTTTGCCGACCCGGAGGTTCTCCTGCGGCTCAAACAGCGGATGCCCGCCTGGTCTGTGAACACGTTGGCCCAGAGTGTTGGCATCAAGTGCCTGCGAGACACGCAATACGCTGCCGAAACTCGGGAGCAGACCGCTTTGCTGCGGGAATCACTTGCCTCGGGGCTGCGCAATATTCCGGGTATCAAAGTTTTGCCGGGAACAGCCAATTACCTGCTCTGTCGGGTCGAACTGATTGGGCAGGATGCCGTTATGCTGCGTGACAAGCTACTGGCTGAGCATCGTATAGGCATCCGTTTGTGCGGCAACTATACCGGACTGGATGACAGTTGGTTTCGGGTTGCCGTACGGAGTCAGGACGAGAATGAACAGTTGATCCGGGCCATGGAAGCGGTCAGTGGGACGGCGCGCCCTCCGATCATCAGGCGCAATAAACGGACTCCGGCGCTGATGCTTCAGGGTACCAGCTCCAATGCTGGCAAGTCCGTGCTTGCGGCGGCGTTTTGCCGGATATTTTTGCAGGACGGCTACAACGTGGCGCCATTCAAGGCGCAGAACATGTCCCTTAATTCGTATGTAACGGATCAGGGCGGGGAGATGGGACGGGCCCAGGTGACACAGGCCATGGCCTGTCGGTTGAAACCGGACGTGCGCATGAATCCGGTGTTGCTTAAACCCGGCTCCGACACAGGCTCGCAGGTGATTGTCATGGGGCAGCCTGTGGGTAATATGGCTGTGCGTGAGTATGTGGAGTACAAGCCCCGCGCCTGGGAGGCGGTCAAGACCGCATACGATTCTCTCGCCAACGAGTACGATATCATGGTGCTTGAGGGAGCGGGCAGTCCGGCTGAAGTGAATTTGAAACACCACGATATCGTGAATATGACCATGGCCAGATACGCGGATGCACGGGTTCTGCTGGCTGGCGACATCGATCGCGGTGGGGTATTCGCGTCCATGGTCGGTACCATGAGTCTGCTTACCCCCATGGAGCGATCGCTGGTGGAAGGCTTTCTCATCAACCGATTCCGGGGTGACGCCACGTTGCTGGAACCCGCATTCGGGCAGATGTTCGAACACACGGGCAAGCCGGTGCTCGGCACCATTCCGTATATTCATTCGCTCGGTCTGCCTGAAGAGGATTCCGTATCCTTCAAGGAAGGGCTGCGGCCTGACGGTGAGAAACTGCCTGCCGACCAATGCGTGGAGATTGTGGTGGTGGATCTGCCGCGCATATCGAATTTCAACGACATCGACCCACTGTTTGCCGAGCCGGACGTCAAAGTTCGTGTGGTGACGGATGCCCGGGACGTGGGCACGCCGGACGCTGTTATTCTGCCCGGTTCCAAGTCTACAGTTCCAGACATGAAGGTGCTCAAGGGAACCGGCATGGCCGCCGTCCTGCGCGAGCTGGCTGGTAGCGGTCACAAAACGCGTATTGTCGGTATCTGTGGCGGCTTTCAAATGCTCGGCGATATAGTGGACGATCCGTACGGCCTGGAGTCCGAGACCACCCGTGTGGAAGGATTCGGCCTGCTCCCGGTGCAGACTTCGCTTGCGCCGGAAAAGACCCTGACCCGGACGCGGGGAGTGCATTCATCGTCCGGGCAGAGTGTGCACGGCTATGAGATTCACCACGGTCAGACCGTGCCGTTGTCTGACTCTCTGCGTGTGGCCTTGCGTAACAATGCGGGTGAACCGTTGGGATATGGCAGGGCGGACGGGCGTATTTTCGGCACATATCTTCACGGGCTATTTGATGCCGATGAGTTTCGTCGCTGGTTTGTCGACCAATTGCGTATGGACAAGGGATTGTCTCCGCTGGAGCATGTCCAGACCCGGTTCGACCTTGAGGACGCCATCGACAACCTGGCGAGTATCGTGCGAGAAGCCGTGTGCATGGACTCCATCTACAAGTCACTGGGCTTGAGCGGATGCTGTGCGCAGGCGAGTCTGTTCTACAAAATCGGCGGTTAACAGTCTGACATCGAGGCGTTGAAGTGAGCCATGGTGCAGGTATTCTTCCCTTTGGCTTTGGATTCATACATGGCTTGATCCGCCAATTTGATGAGTTCCTTTTCATCGCACCCTTCGTCGGGACAAATGGCGACGCCGACGCTTGCGCCGACCTTCACGGTTCCTGACCGCAAGGTGAAATCCCTGCAAAGAGCGGCTACGATCTTGTTCCCCACCTGAACGGCGTCCGCGTCATTGTTGATTTCGGTCAGAATGATGGCGAACTCATCGCCGCCCAGACGGGCTACGGTATCCGATTCCCTGACAATCGCGGACAACCGTTTCCCGGTCTTTTTCAATAGCTCATCCCCGGCTTCATGGCCCAGGGTGTCGTTGACGTTCTTGAACCCATCCAGGTCGATATAAAGAATGGCGAGTGTCCGGTTGTGTCTTTTTGCCAAAGCCATTCCTGTTGACAGATGGTCAAAGAAAAGCTTGCGATTCGGAAGACCTGTCAGGGAGTCGTACATGGCCATGACAATCAGTTGAGACTGGTAGAGGTTCCTCCGGGTAATAGCCATGGCGAGGTGCCATGCGCCAAATGCAATCAATATGAACAGCACTCCACCACCAGTCAGCAGCTTGAAGACAAGTGCTTGACTCTGATTGTTTATGATTGTGGGGGGGATGTGAGACAACAACACCCAAGAATAGGCTGAATCGGCGTTCTCGCTCTTGGGCACAGGCCCTGAGGAAGCCTCGGTGGTTGTTTGGGAGCCGTCCTTCAGGGGGTGAATTACTGCAAAAGAGAAGAGGCCGTTGACAGTTCTGAGCTGTCCCTTTTTCGTGGCCGTAATGAACTGCCATTCTTTGGGATACTGGTTGGAAAAGGTTTCATCTGTCCGGTCAGGGTACATGAATCCCCATTCCTTTGTCTTGTCAGGGCCGAGTAGCCAGTAACCTTCTGTATTGATGAGCATGCTGTCCCCGTGATTTTCGCTCCCAACATCGACGAGCTTTCCGAGCAGCCTGTTTGCTGCGTAGTTGATGATGATGACTCCTCTCTTTTTTGCATTTGAGTCAAATACCGGAGTGCCGAAACGGATGATGGGTTTCAGGGGAGTTTCTATCATCTCTTCTTCCACGTTGAGGTCGAGAGGGGAGACGAATATTTCCCCTTCGGCAAGGGCAATGGTGCCGGTAAAGTAGTACCTTTTCTGCTTATTTTGGAGGTGTGGTGAGGAAACAGCCGAAGGTGACCCTTCATTCTCGTTGACCCGAATTACTTCCATTCCATGGGCATCCAGAAAGCGGAGTTGGTCGTACACCTTTTTGGCATGCGACATGGCGATGTACTCTTTCTGGATATCCAGAATCACTGTTTTATCGTCGGAATCGAGATATTCGACAAGCTCGTTTTCCGTGGCGAGAAATTCCACATCGCTGATGATGGCGGCAAATTCACTCTGAATGGCTGCGGCCTGCAGTTCAATGATGTGCTGTTCCCCTTTTTTGACCTCCTCAAGAAAAGAGGCCATCCCGCTACGGTAGATGAACGTAGCGGCACAGAGCAAAAATATGCTGACGATGCCGATAATGATCAAAAAAAGTTTCAGGGCTTTTTGAACTATCATCATATTTTTTTTGAGCATGGCGAGGCCTTTGCACTGAGTTGGTCGTCGGCAGTAATCACAGAGTCAGTATTCATCCGGAACTTTTAGTGTCAAATTTGTCTGTTGGTTTAACAGACAACTATTGTATAACGGCTCGTGACGCTTTTGTGCAATAGCCGAAAAAAGGTCGGATGATCGACCTTTTTTTCACAAAACAAATGTTTGCCTCTTGACTTGTACGGTAAAAATAGGTTTTGAAGTGGTTCGCTGGCGGCCTGCACCGTTTACGGATGGAATTGCACCACTCAGTGAAAACGTGTATCCATCCGTAACAATTATATGCCATTCAGGCCTAACAGGGACCGTCATTGCGGTCATCCAAGGAGGAGAAACCATGTACGTCGGACTGAAAATGCTTCGCGACTTCGTTAAAGTCACCCCCCAGACTCTGGTCAAGGACGCCCAGAAGCAGC
The genomic region above belongs to uncultured Pseudodesulfovibrio sp. and contains:
- a CDS encoding sensor domain-containing diguanylate cyclase, with the protein product MMIVQKALKLFLIIIGIVSIFLLCAATFIYRSGMASFLEEVKKGEQHIIELQAAAIQSEFAAIISDVEFLATENELVEYLDSDDKTVILDIQKEYIAMSHAKKVYDQLRFLDAHGMEVIRVNENEGSPSAVSSPHLQNKQKRYYFTGTIALAEGEIFVSPLDLNVEEEMIETPLKPIIRFGTPVFDSNAKKRGVIIINYAANRLLGKLVDVGSENHGDSMLINTEGYWLLGPDKTKEWGFMYPDRTDETFSNQYPKEWQFITATKKGQLRTVNGLFSFAVIHPLKDGSQTTTEASSGPVPKSENADSAYSWVLLSHIPPTIINNQSQALVFKLLTGGGVLFILIAFGAWHLAMAITRRNLYQSQLIVMAMYDSLTGLPNRKLFFDHLSTGMALAKRHNRTLAILYIDLDGFKNVNDTLGHEAGDELLKKTGKRLSAIVRESDTVARLGGDEFAIILTEINNDADAVQVGNKIVAALCRDFTLRSGTVKVGASVGVAICPDEGCDEKELIKLADQAMYESKAKGKNTCTMAHFNASMSDC
- a CDS encoding carboxymuconolactone decarboxylase family protein, giving the protein MTRYERGLEKLNEIDGQAGTHVIESLKDIAPDFADLLIEFPFGDIYSRPGLDIQSREIATIAALTAMGNATPQLKVHISAGLNVGLSKEQIIETIMQMAVYAGFPAALNGLFAAKEIFDQ
- a CDS encoding cobyric acid synthase, which encodes MEKQTLFAGIPDMLDEQKYAHGGNVRRMAETAGCAPEDILDFSANVNPLGPPPWLGQVVGQALQDVDSYPDPECHDLVMAASEKYKIWPTQVLAGNGASELLFALAGMGQHRQAIIPSPTYVDYARACKAHRLPIVEAGMTEDFQVDFPAMGSLLTTPSVVFLCSPNNPTGTMFSPDDLREVAAMFPQSRFVVDASFSDFLPENTDRLIRNRPANVVTVLSLTKFYAIPGIRLGLAFADPEVLLRLKQRMPAWSVNTLAQSVGIKCLRDTQYAAETREQTALLRESLASGLRNIPGIKVLPGTANYLLCRVELIGQDAVMLRDKLLAEHRIGIRLCGNYTGLDDSWFRVAVRSQDENEQLIRAMEAVSGTARPPIIRRNKRTPALMLQGTSSNAGKSVLAAAFCRIFLQDGYNVAPFKAQNMSLNSYVTDQGGEMGRAQVTQAMACRLKPDVRMNPVLLKPGSDTGSQVIVMGQPVGNMAVREYVEYKPRAWEAVKTAYDSLANEYDIMVLEGAGSPAEVNLKHHDIVNMTMARYADARVLLAGDIDRGGVFASMVGTMSLLTPMERSLVEGFLINRFRGDATLLEPAFGQMFEHTGKPVLGTIPYIHSLGLPEEDSVSFKEGLRPDGEKLPADQCVEIVVVDLPRISNFNDIDPLFAEPDVKVRVVTDARDVGTPDAVILPGSKSTVPDMKVLKGTGMAAVLRELAGSGHKTRIVGICGGFQMLGDIVDDPYGLESETTRVEGFGLLPVQTSLAPEKTLTRTRGVHSSSGQSVHGYEIHHGQTVPLSDSLRVALRNNAGEPLGYGRADGRIFGTYLHGLFDADEFRRWFVDQLRMDKGLSPLEHVQTRFDLEDAIDNLASIVREAVCMDSIYKSLGLSGCCAQASLFYKIGG
- a CDS encoding MerR family transcriptional regulator — encoded protein: MTISELAKQLGLSPHTLRYYEKIGLIRNVERIGSRRTYTKQDRLWLEFIKRLKATGMPLKQILRYSELRYAGAATITERKTMLLSHRQDLEQNIKKLQRHLVALDQKIKTYEALEAEHDTVRKGTRKA